Sequence from the Burkholderiaceae bacterium DAT-1 genome:
GCCTGGCCACCGCAATCCTTCGCCAGGAAGCCATCTGGCTAGCAGGCATGCCGGTAGCAGGATATGGATTTGCCTGGATCGGCCATTTCGGATTCGAGAAAAATCGACCTGCGACCTTCACCTATCCTCTTTATAGCTTGATGGGCGACTGGGTGATGTATGCCATGATGCTGACCGGACGCATCCCGTTCTGACGCATTTCACCCTTTAAATCTGTCGCAATGCCCGCATGTAAGGGTTTCCACCGATCTATCCTTTGGAGATACGCATGAAACTGTACTTCTCGCCGGGTGCCTGCTCACTGGCTGTCCATATTGCCCTGCACGAAGCAGGCCTGAAAGCAGACGCCGTCAAGGTCGATCTGCGCAGCCATA
This genomic interval carries:
- a CDS encoding DUF962 domain-containing protein, producing the protein MKIFNRFSDFLPYYLAEHRNRTCRRLHFIGSTLVLVCLATAILRQEAIWLAGMPVAGYGFAWIGHFGFEKNRPATFTYPLYSLMGDWVMYAMMLTGRIPF